One segment of Radiobacillus kanasensis DNA contains the following:
- a CDS encoding NAD(P)H-hydrate dehydratase, giving the protein MHIVTAKEMYEIDRMTIEEYGIDGKILMENAGREISRRLDDLLSSSQERITVLVGSGNNGGDGFVIGRTMMNLGYSVKILQLVPNDRIQGDAHYHKKLFLAVGGELIHWSEHFSMETLEKETDVWVDAMLGIGTKGALRGPILEVCSFVNSSNRLTISVDIPSGVPAEEEKEHDGKAIQADITYIIEAPKLSTFLQRFASFYGRWEVVKIGIPNTAWQHVKRAIWSEGKVQETLPDRECFSHKGTHGKGFIIGGSHTMPGAVALTGAAALRAGSGLITIGTVAEAIPSIAAQLTEVTFQKLRGRNGWIQPQDFDLCLFDAVAIGMGMGRDEETALLTKQVVESVDCPVLIDADGLHHVRNYLSSLRERNQPTVLTPHPGEMAMLSNSDIASILARPFSISKSFAMEYGIYLVLKGPFTIVTTPTGEQWVNQTGNAGLAKGGSGDALSGILLTMMMQHDSIQQALSNGCYLHGKSADYLVEHHHSNRDLLASDVIRGLKQVFRTITP; this is encoded by the coding sequence GTGCACATTGTTACCGCAAAAGAAATGTACGAAATAGACCGCATGACAATCGAAGAGTATGGAATAGACGGTAAAATTCTCATGGAAAATGCCGGCCGTGAAATCTCGCGCAGACTAGATGATCTGCTTTCCTCCAGTCAGGAACGGATAACTGTGCTTGTAGGAAGTGGCAATAATGGTGGTGATGGCTTCGTTATTGGGCGAACCATGATGAATCTTGGTTATTCCGTTAAGATCTTACAGCTTGTACCGAATGACCGAATACAAGGAGATGCCCACTATCACAAAAAACTTTTTCTTGCTGTTGGTGGAGAGCTCATTCATTGGAGCGAACATTTCTCTATGGAAACGCTGGAAAAAGAAACGGATGTATGGGTAGATGCCATGCTTGGAATCGGAACGAAGGGAGCCCTTCGAGGTCCCATCTTGGAAGTGTGCTCCTTCGTAAACAGTAGTAATCGCCTGACCATTTCCGTAGATATTCCAAGTGGCGTACCAGCAGAAGAAGAGAAGGAACACGATGGAAAAGCAATTCAAGCTGATATTACTTATATCATTGAGGCGCCCAAGCTATCGACCTTTCTTCAACGATTCGCTTCCTTTTACGGTAGATGGGAAGTTGTAAAGATTGGAATTCCAAACACTGCCTGGCAACATGTGAAACGGGCCATCTGGTCTGAGGGAAAGGTTCAGGAAACCTTACCGGATAGAGAATGCTTTTCGCATAAAGGTACACATGGCAAAGGTTTTATTATAGGAGGCTCTCATACGATGCCGGGTGCTGTAGCCTTAACAGGTGCAGCAGCATTAAGAGCAGGGAGTGGTCTTATAACCATTGGTACGGTTGCAGAAGCAATACCTTCGATTGCGGCCCAACTTACGGAAGTAACGTTTCAGAAGTTAAGAGGTCGGAACGGTTGGATCCAACCACAGGATTTTGATCTTTGCCTTTTTGACGCCGTTGCGATTGGTATGGGGATGGGAAGAGATGAGGAAACAGCTCTGTTAACGAAACAAGTTGTGGAATCAGTGGATTGCCCTGTTCTGATTGACGCAGATGGACTTCACCATGTCCGGAACTACTTATCATCCTTGAGAGAACGGAATCAACCAACTGTGTTAACACCTCATCCTGGGGAAATGGCGATGTTAAGCAACAGTGACATTGCTTCCATTCTGGCTCGTCCTTTTTCCATTTCTAAATCCTTTGCGATGGAATATGGCATTTATCTAGTGCTGAAAGGACCGTTCACCATTGTGACGACCCCAACTGGTGAGCAGTGGGTGAATCAAACCGGGAACGCAGGACTTGCGAAAGGTGGGAGTGGTGATGCATTATCCGGAATTCTGTTAACGATGATGATGCAGCATGATAGCATCCAACAAGCATTATCGAACGGTTGTTATCTGCATGGGAAATCGGCCGACTATTTAGTAGAACACCATCATTCCAATAGGGACCTTTTAGCTTCAGACGTAATTCGTGGGTTAAAACAAGTATTTCGTACAATTACACCCTAA
- a CDS encoding LolA family protein has translation MRKYLSVGIMALMLILILAACGEKSKEDVVSKLEENLEKMDGYKAEAVMSLKTGKESQSYNIEISHKKKNYYRVLLKNEQNEEGSQIILRNDDGVFVLTPALNKSFKFQSKWPDNSSQPYLYQSLVKDVLNDSQSEFKSTDKHYVFETATNYQNSNSLPYQEIYFDKKTFTPAKVKVLDKDKNPLVEVKFSAFKLDPEFAKDEFKVEKNMTSSIFGVPAASQEESEVKEFSVFYPMETAGAELAETSETETENGKRVILTYKGDKNFTLVQEKVETSPASASPEQVNGDPVSLGFTMGALKASSLEWSYNGVNYYLASDELTKSELVDVASSVQGQQVK, from the coding sequence ATGAGGAAGTATCTCAGCGTAGGGATAATGGCTTTAATGTTGATCCTTATTCTAGCTGCATGTGGGGAAAAGTCTAAAGAAGATGTAGTGTCAAAATTAGAAGAGAACTTAGAGAAAATGGATGGATACAAAGCAGAAGCGGTAATGAGCTTGAAAACAGGGAAAGAAAGCCAGAGCTATAACATTGAGATTTCTCATAAGAAAAAGAATTACTACCGCGTCCTGTTGAAAAATGAACAAAACGAAGAAGGTAGCCAAATCATTTTACGAAATGATGATGGGGTATTCGTTTTAACACCTGCCTTGAATAAAAGTTTCAAATTTCAAAGCAAATGGCCTGATAACAGCAGCCAACCATATTTATATCAATCATTGGTGAAGGATGTACTAAACGATTCTCAATCTGAGTTTAAATCAACAGATAAGCACTATGTGTTTGAAACAGCAACTAATTATCAAAATAGCAACAGCCTACCATATCAAGAAATTTATTTCGATAAGAAAACCTTCACTCCTGCTAAAGTTAAAGTGTTAGATAAGGATAAAAATCCGTTGGTTGAAGTGAAGTTTTCAGCTTTCAAGCTTGACCCAGAATTTGCTAAAGACGAATTCAAAGTGGAGAAAAATATGACAAGCTCAATTTTCGGTGTACCAGCTGCTTCCCAAGAGGAATCAGAAGTAAAAGAATTTAGTGTCTTTTATCCGATGGAAACGGCGGGTGCAGAACTAGCTGAGACTAGTGAAACAGAAACAGAGAACGGAAAACGGGTAATCCTAACATACAAAGGAGATAAAAACTTTACTCTCGTGCAGGAAAAAGTAGAAACGTCTCCGGCGTCAGCTTCTCCAGAACAAGTGAATGGAGATCCAGTGAGTTTAGGGTTCACCATGGGTGCACTAAAAGCCTCATCTCTAGAGTGGAGCTATAATGGCGTTAACTATTATTTAGCAAGTGATGAGTTAACAAAGAGTGAATTAGTCGATGTTGCAAGTTCTGTACAAGGCCAACAAGTAAAATAA
- the alr gene encoding alanine racemase, whose amino-acid sequence MEDTKFYRDTWAEIDLARIEYNIHQLQKRLTDTKIYAVVKANGYGHGDIEVAKRALKAGAKGLAVATLDEALKLRKAGLTAPLLVMGWSRPEDASVAIIHDITLTVYQKEWLIEVKQNQVDGAVKVHIKLDTGMGRLGVRTNEELLELLHELQSGPFELEGAFTHFATADEQDYSYFEKQQERLDSFLHCLEKNWSKPIIIHTGNSAASMRFPEKMQHFTRFGVSMYGLYPSDTVKKEKPIDLQQAFSLHSKLVHVKKLPPGEGVSYGATYVTEEEEWIGTIPIGYADGYIRKLQGSDVLVEGKRMPIVGRICMDQCMIRLDKEYPIGTNVTLIGKQGDEEISIDELADHLETINYEIPCMIGPRVPRVYSS is encoded by the coding sequence ATGGAGGATACAAAATTTTATCGAGACACTTGGGCTGAAATTGATCTTGCCCGAATAGAATATAATATCCATCAATTACAAAAACGCTTAACAGATACAAAAATATATGCGGTAGTAAAAGCTAATGGATATGGACATGGCGATATCGAAGTTGCAAAAAGAGCCTTAAAAGCTGGTGCGAAAGGCTTAGCTGTTGCGACTTTAGATGAAGCGTTAAAGCTTCGAAAAGCCGGGCTTACAGCACCTCTCCTTGTAATGGGTTGGTCACGACCAGAAGACGCAAGCGTAGCAATCATTCATGATATTACGTTAACGGTCTATCAGAAAGAATGGCTAATCGAAGTGAAACAGAATCAGGTAGATGGTGCGGTAAAGGTACACATCAAGCTTGATACTGGTATGGGACGGCTCGGTGTTCGAACCAATGAAGAGTTATTAGAACTCTTGCATGAACTTCAAAGTGGACCATTTGAATTAGAAGGTGCCTTCACTCATTTTGCTACAGCGGATGAACAAGATTATTCCTATTTTGAAAAACAACAGGAGCGATTAGACAGCTTTTTGCATTGTTTAGAAAAAAACTGGAGCAAGCCCATTATTATTCATACAGGTAATAGTGCGGCAAGTATGAGATTTCCCGAAAAGATGCAACACTTCACCCGTTTCGGCGTTAGTATGTATGGGCTCTACCCCTCAGACACTGTCAAAAAGGAGAAGCCAATTGACCTCCAACAAGCTTTCTCCCTGCACAGTAAATTGGTTCACGTAAAAAAGCTTCCGCCTGGTGAAGGTGTGAGCTATGGTGCCACTTATGTGACAGAAGAAGAAGAATGGATTGGAACCATTCCAATTGGCTATGCAGATGGATACATCCGTAAGCTTCAAGGCTCGGATGTTTTAGTAGAAGGAAAAAGAATGCCCATTGTCGGAAGAATTTGTATGGATCAATGTATGATTCGATTGGATAAGGAATATCCTATCGGTACGAATGTTACATTGATTGGAAAACAAGGGGATGAAGAAATATCAATTGATGAGCTCGCGGATCATTTAGAGACGATTAACTATGAAATTCCCTGTATGATCGGTCCTCGTGTTCCTAGGGTTTATTCTTCATAA
- a CDS encoding CopG family ribbon-helix-helix protein, whose product MSESLQEIVVRLPKNLLNEVDGLMRNENSDLSDFICQATKSYLREKKKRHIRESMQRGYMEMAKINLNIASEAFQAEEEAETTLERLVSGV is encoded by the coding sequence TTGTCAGAGAGCTTGCAAGAAATTGTAGTTAGACTACCAAAAAACCTACTGAATGAGGTGGACGGCTTAATGAGAAATGAGAACAGTGATCTCAGTGACTTCATTTGCCAGGCAACAAAATCGTATTTGCGTGAAAAGAAAAAACGCCATATTCGGGAATCCATGCAGCGCGGCTACATGGAAATGGCCAAGATAAATCTCAATATTGCTTCAGAAGCCTTTCAGGCTGAAGAGGAGGCCGAAACCACCCTTGAACGCTTAGTGAGCGGGGTGTAA
- a CDS encoding type II toxin-antitoxin system PemK/MazF family toxin, whose translation MIVKRGEVYFADLSPVVGSEQGGVRPVLVLQNDIGNRFSPTVIVAAITAQIQKAKLPTHVEIDAQKYGFERDSVILLEQIRTIDKQRLTDKITQLDQHMMENINKALEISLGLTDF comes from the coding sequence TTGATTGTTAAAAGAGGCGAAGTTTATTTCGCCGATCTCTCTCCTGTTGTTGGTTCCGAGCAGGGGGGCGTCCGTCCAGTACTGGTGCTGCAAAACGATATAGGTAATCGTTTTAGTCCAACGGTTATTGTTGCAGCAATTACCGCGCAGATACAAAAAGCGAAACTACCTACTCACGTTGAAATTGACGCGCAGAAGTATGGATTTGAACGGGATTCTGTAATTCTTTTAGAACAAATAAGAACCATTGATAAACAAAGACTGACTGATAAGATTACACAGCTTGACCAACATATGATGGAAAACATTAACAAGGCTCTAGAAATAAGCCTTGGATTAACTGATTTTTAA
- a CDS encoding RsbT co-antagonist protein RsbRA — MNREFTSAVLDNSDAIVKMWLEEVSKNRESDYTSTISNELFNNTNREFVNIIFTSVENEGTTKELESFSERLIHLGWPLSYLTDGLQSFRRVTINYLLNESQEVNSEFFSKVTEAVDKWVDPIINQLVNEYSGSWENIVSLQRVALQELSAPLIPVMDNITIMPLIGTIDTERAKLIMENLLDGVIKHNAEVVLIDITGVPVVDTMVAHHIIQAAEAVRLIGSTCILVGIRPEIAQTIVNLGIDLGKFPTKSSLRKGFQSALELTNRKIYDINKNNEGIEKILGSLDRE; from the coding sequence TTGAATAGGGAATTTACAAGTGCTGTATTAGATAACAGTGATGCGATCGTGAAGATGTGGTTAGAAGAAGTATCTAAAAATAGAGAGAGTGATTATACCTCTACTATTTCCAATGAATTATTTAACAATACGAATCGAGAATTTGTAAACATTATCTTTACGAGCGTTGAAAACGAAGGAACAACGAAAGAACTAGAAAGTTTTTCTGAACGTCTGATTCATTTAGGTTGGCCATTAAGCTACTTAACAGACGGCTTACAATCCTTTAGACGAGTAACGATTAATTACTTATTAAATGAATCGCAAGAAGTAAACTCTGAATTTTTCTCGAAAGTTACAGAAGCGGTAGATAAGTGGGTTGACCCTATCATAAACCAGTTGGTGAACGAATATTCTGGTAGTTGGGAGAACATTGTTTCCCTTCAACGAGTTGCGTTGCAAGAGCTTTCTGCTCCTTTAATTCCAGTTATGGACAATATTACAATTATGCCATTAATCGGTACGATTGATACGGAAAGAGCCAAACTTATTATGGAAAACTTATTGGACGGAGTCATTAAGCACAATGCAGAGGTCGTGCTTATTGATATCACAGGTGTTCCAGTTGTAGATACTATGGTTGCACATCACATTATTCAAGCGGCAGAGGCTGTTCGGCTAATAGGCTCCACTTGTATCTTAGTAGGAATTCGTCCGGAAATTGCCCAAACGATTGTTAACCTTGGCATTGACCTAGGAAAATTCCCAACGAAGAGTTCATTGCGTAAAGGATTCCAATCAGCGCTAGAATTAACAAACCGAAAAATCTATGACATTAATAAAAATAATGAGGGAATAGAAAAAATACTAGGTTCTCTGGATAGGGAGTGA
- a CDS encoding STAS domain-containing protein: MRIPILKLQNYLLISIQIDLDDQTAIQFQEDLLNKIHQSGATGVVIDLTSVDIIDSFIAKVLGDVVTMSDLMGAKVVLTGIQPAVAMTLIDLGIHMQDVPTALDLEQGLIKLRQELED; this comes from the coding sequence ATGAGAATTCCAATTCTTAAATTACAAAACTATTTACTGATCTCCATTCAAATTGATTTAGATGACCAAACAGCTATTCAATTTCAAGAGGATTTATTAAATAAAATTCACCAAAGTGGTGCAACGGGTGTTGTAATTGACCTTACTTCTGTTGATATAATTGATTCCTTTATTGCAAAAGTTTTAGGGGATGTCGTTACAATGTCAGATCTTATGGGGGCGAAAGTTGTTCTTACTGGCATCCAACCAGCTGTTGCCATGACCTTAATTGACCTTGGTATTCACATGCAGGATGTTCCTACCGCTTTAGATTTGGAACAAGGCTTAATTAAATTGAGACAGGAACTGGAGGATTAA
- a CDS encoding anti-sigma regulatory factor: protein MKNQPQTCVTIQKEWDIVGARQVGRDFSKKLGFGTVDQARIATAISELARNIYLYAGKGQICFEIIEDMEHKGIAILATDNGPGIRDLSTAMEDGYSTSGGLGAGLPGVKRLMDDFNIISEHGQGTEIRTVKWVR from the coding sequence ATGAAAAATCAACCCCAGACCTGCGTTACAATTCAAAAAGAATGGGATATAGTTGGTGCTCGCCAAGTAGGACGTGACTTTTCCAAAAAGTTAGGATTTGGCACTGTTGATCAAGCGAGAATCGCCACGGCTATCTCAGAATTAGCAAGAAACATTTATTTATATGCTGGTAAAGGTCAAATTTGTTTTGAAATTATTGAAGATATGGAGCATAAAGGTATAGCCATCCTCGCTACTGATAACGGACCGGGTATTCGCGATTTAAGTACAGCAATGGAAGACGGTTACTCTACCTCGGGAGGTTTAGGCGCGGGCTTACCTGGTGTTAAACGTTTAATGGATGATTTTAATATTATTTCTGAACATGGACAGGGGACAGAAATTAGAACGGTTAAGTGGGTAAGGTAA
- a CDS encoding PP2C family protein-serine/threonine phosphatase, whose translation MENYRDLLKKYIETHDEKSLYQAEQFSKLSLKQNISPVEIIHVHNQATKELFPNLPKDFHYAMKFLLETMMSYGLAYQEFQSLREKQLELKSEISVAANMQQTLLSTVKPTIDGLDVGVISVPANQMNGDYYHFIKGEHGGKLGVAIADVIGKGIPAALAMSMIKYSMDSLPENSMSPQAILKNLNRVVERNVDPSMFITMFYGSYDMETETFSYSSAGHEPGFYYNTEKGMFREIETKGLVLGVDDKSTYEQFELKVEKGDKIVLLTDGVTECRHGERFIEREEVFQVIQQYDYLPAQEAVEQVYKHFERLQDFHLRDDFTLIMLSKNV comes from the coding sequence ATGGAAAATTATCGTGATTTATTGAAGAAATATATTGAGACTCATGATGAAAAATCTCTATATCAAGCAGAACAATTTAGTAAATTATCCCTAAAACAGAATATCTCCCCTGTGGAAATCATTCATGTTCATAATCAAGCGACAAAGGAGCTATTCCCTAATCTGCCAAAAGACTTTCATTATGCGATGAAATTTCTGTTAGAAACCATGATGTCCTATGGTTTAGCATACCAAGAATTCCAGTCCTTACGGGAAAAGCAACTAGAGCTTAAATCCGAAATATCTGTTGCGGCCAACATGCAACAAACCCTTTTATCAACCGTTAAGCCAACGATTGATGGACTAGATGTTGGTGTGATTAGTGTCCCGGCCAATCAAATGAATGGGGACTACTATCACTTTATTAAAGGGGAGCACGGTGGCAAGCTTGGAGTGGCCATTGCCGACGTTATCGGAAAAGGAATTCCGGCGGCGCTAGCTATGTCGATGATTAAGTATTCCATGGATAGTTTGCCAGAGAACTCAATGAGTCCGCAAGCCATATTAAAGAATTTAAATAGAGTAGTAGAAAGAAACGTGGATCCTAGTATGTTTATTACAATGTTTTATGGATCGTATGATATGGAAACGGAAACGTTCTCTTATTCATCTGCTGGTCATGAACCGGGCTTTTATTATAATACCGAGAAGGGTATGTTCAGGGAAATTGAAACAAAAGGATTAGTCCTTGGTGTTGATGACAAAAGTACGTATGAACAGTTTGAATTGAAAGTGGAAAAGGGAGATAAGATTGTTCTGTTAACCGATGGTGTCACGGAATGTAGACATGGAGAACGCTTTATAGAAAGAGAAGAAGTTTTTCAAGTGATCCAACAATATGATTACCTACCAGCTCAAGAAGCGGTCGAGCAGGTTTATAAACATTTTGAACGGTTACAGGATTTTCACCTGAGAGATGACTTTACATTGATAATGTTGTCGAAAAACGTTTAG
- a CDS encoding STAS domain-containing protein, translated as MNLDIKVTQEKDKSVVKLFGEIDAYTAPDLKDTLLPLATHEGQTIEVDLENVSYMDSTGLGVFVSALKATREVDSHLKLIKLQDRVLRLFTITGLNEVIDIDSEVRGGN; from the coding sequence ATGAACTTAGATATTAAGGTAACTCAGGAGAAGGACAAATCTGTTGTGAAGCTGTTCGGTGAAATTGACGCGTACACTGCTCCTGATCTTAAAGATACATTACTTCCTTTAGCGACGCATGAAGGGCAAACCATTGAAGTCGATCTAGAAAACGTATCCTATATGGATAGTACCGGATTAGGCGTTTTTGTGAGTGCTTTAAAGGCAACGAGAGAAGTGGATAGTCATTTGAAATTAATAAAATTACAAGACCGTGTATTACGTCTTTTTACAATTACTGGTTTAAATGAAGTCATAGATATAGACTCAGAAGTAAGAGGTGGGAACTAA
- the rsbW gene encoding anti-sigma B factor RsbW → MEPFDFIEIKVPAEAEYVGVVRLTSSGIANRMGFSYEDIEDLKVAISEAMTNAVTHAYKEEEDGEVTIGFGVYENRLEVMVADHGGSFNLAQVKSGIGPYEQKESIENLREGGFGLFLIEALMDKVEINNDYGVIVLMTKYLNENEVGIDDDQISTTQ, encoded by the coding sequence ATGGAACCTTTTGACTTTATCGAAATAAAAGTACCAGCGGAGGCTGAGTATGTTGGAGTGGTCCGACTTACGAGTTCAGGTATAGCCAACCGCATGGGATTCAGCTATGAGGACATTGAAGATTTGAAAGTAGCCATCAGTGAAGCGATGACGAATGCCGTAACGCATGCATACAAGGAAGAAGAAGACGGCGAAGTTACGATCGGTTTTGGAGTGTATGAAAACCGTCTGGAAGTGATGGTAGCAGATCACGGTGGCAGCTTTAATTTGGCACAAGTAAAAAGCGGAATCGGGCCCTATGAACAGAAAGAATCGATTGAAAACCTACGTGAAGGAGGGTTTGGGCTTTTTCTAATAGAGGCATTGATGGACAAGGTCGAAATTAATAACGATTATGGGGTTATTGTTCTGATGACAAAATACCTCAACGAAAATGAGGTGGGAATCGATGACGACCAAATCTCAACCACACAATAG
- the sigB gene encoding RNA polymerase sigma factor SigB yields the protein MTTKSQPHNRGEDEVYQWIQHLQKYPTDEVIQEKIVLAYQDLVESLARKYSKNSSIHEDLVQVGMLGLLAAIRRYEPSFGKSFESFAIPTIIGEVKRFIRDKTWSVHVPRRIKELGPKIKKATEELTTDQQRSPSITDIASYLEVSEEDVLETMEMGKSYKALSVDRKIEADSDGSTVSILDLIGKEESGYEKIDRQMLLDKILPILTDREQEILRCTYFENLSQKETGEKLGISQMHVSRLQRRALRKLREALQSDSSEVFN from the coding sequence ATGACGACCAAATCTCAACCACACAATAGAGGTGAGGATGAGGTTTACCAATGGATTCAACATCTTCAGAAGTACCCCACAGACGAAGTAATACAAGAAAAAATAGTGCTAGCCTATCAGGATTTAGTAGAGTCTCTAGCTAGAAAATACTCAAAAAACAGCTCTATTCATGAGGATCTCGTGCAAGTGGGGATGTTAGGATTGTTAGCAGCGATTAGAAGATATGAACCATCCTTTGGTAAATCTTTTGAATCTTTTGCTATACCAACCATCATTGGGGAAGTGAAGCGTTTTATTCGTGATAAAACATGGAGTGTTCACGTTCCAAGAAGAATTAAAGAATTAGGCCCAAAAATTAAAAAAGCAACTGAGGAACTAACTACGGATCAACAGAGATCTCCATCCATCACGGATATTGCCAGCTATCTAGAAGTGTCAGAAGAAGATGTTCTAGAGACGATGGAAATGGGAAAAAGCTATAAAGCGCTATCTGTTGATAGAAAAATAGAAGCCGATTCGGACGGGAGCACTGTATCGATTCTTGATTTAATTGGAAAAGAAGAAAGTGGTTACGAAAAAATCGACCGACAAATGTTACTAGATAAGATTTTACCTATATTAACGGATAGAGAACAGGAAATACTGCGATGTACCTACTTTGAAAACCTAAGTCAAAAAGAAACAGGGGAGAAGTTGGGAATTTCGCAAATGCATGTATCGCGTTTGCAGAGGCGAGCTTTAAGAAAATTACGTGAGGCTCTTCAATCGGATAGCTCGGAGGTATTTAATTGA
- a CDS encoding SpoIIE family protein phosphatase — protein sequence MKVRKHMDVSIFQQAKKGNYYCGDSYYYKETEDGFVCALADGLGSGEFAKESSQAVIQAIEQNKDVSLDQLIKICNKELTGKRGVVLGILKVDYLSHTFSFTSIGNVGVMTVTSSGVKKRSIPNSGYLAGFPRPFKVTEGQLEEDLVFILFTDGVNDRDLSSSYFMVKDVQRITETYRSVCGTNEKDDTTLIAIKYTE from the coding sequence TTGAAGGTAAGGAAACACATGGATGTCTCCATTTTTCAACAGGCCAAAAAAGGAAATTACTATTGTGGAGATAGCTATTATTATAAAGAAACAGAAGATGGATTTGTCTGTGCATTAGCGGATGGGTTAGGAAGTGGCGAGTTTGCAAAAGAGTCTTCCCAAGCAGTAATCCAGGCAATAGAACAAAATAAGGATGTTTCTCTTGACCAACTAATTAAAATTTGTAATAAAGAGCTAACTGGAAAACGAGGAGTTGTATTGGGTATTCTGAAAGTGGATTACCTTTCGCATACATTTTCTTTTACTTCGATTGGGAATGTTGGAGTCATGACGGTTACTTCCTCTGGAGTGAAGAAAAGAAGTATTCCTAATTCAGGCTATCTTGCAGGCTTTCCGCGTCCGTTTAAAGTAACGGAAGGACAGCTTGAGGAAGACTTAGTTTTTATTTTATTTACGGATGGTGTAAATGACAGAGACTTATCATCAAGCTACTTTATGGTGAAAGATGTTCAACGCATAACGGAAACGTACCGTTCTGTATGTGGAACGAATGAAAAGGATGATACGACCTTAATCGCTATCAAATACACGGAATAG